The following proteins are co-located in the Aggregatibacter aphrophilus ATCC 33389 genome:
- the rpmD gene encoding 50S ribosomal protein L30 has product MAKTIKVTQVRSSIARLPKHKATLRGLGLRHMHHTVELVDTPAVRGMINQVSYMVKVEE; this is encoded by the coding sequence ATGGCTAAAACTATTAAAGTAACGCAAGTTCGTAGTTCTATTGCTCGTTTACCAAAGCATAAAGCTACACTACGTGGTCTTGGTCTTCGCCATATGCATCATACTGTTGAGTTGGTTGATACTCCAGCGGTACGTGGAATGATTAACCAGGTTTCATATATGGTTAAAGTGGAGGAGTAA
- the rplO gene encoding 50S ribosomal protein L15: MRLNTLSPAEGAKHSAKRLGRGIGSGLGKTGGRGHKGQKSRTGGGVRRGFEGGQMPLYRRLPKFGFTSMKAAVTAEVRLDDLNKIENGIVTLETLKEANLLTKDIQFVKVILAGEVKTKLVIRGLRVTKGARAAIEAAGGSIEE, translated from the coding sequence ATGCGTTTAAATACTCTATCTCCGGCTGAGGGGGCTAAGCATAGTGCTAAACGTCTTGGTCGTGGTATAGGCTCTGGTTTAGGTAAAACTGGTGGGCGTGGTCATAAGGGGCAAAAATCTCGTACTGGTGGCGGTGTTCGTCGCGGTTTCGAAGGCGGTCAAATGCCTTTATATCGTCGTTTGCCTAAATTTGGTTTTACTTCAATGAAAGCGGCAGTTACAGCAGAAGTTCGTTTAGACGATTTGAATAAAATTGAAAATGGCATTGTAACTTTAGAAACATTAAAAGAAGCGAATCTTCTAACTAAGGATATTCAGTTTGTTAAAGTTATTTTAGCAGGTGAAGTGAAAACTAAACTAGTTATTCGCGGTTTACGTGTTACTAAAGGTGCACGTGCAGCAATTGAAGCTGCCGGCGGTTCAATCGAGGAATAG